CTCACCGAGGTCGCCGAAGAGGTTTTCTCCGGCATGTCGAGACTCATCTATAAATAGAGATATGGAAAAGGAGATCGTATTCGTCCTGCTCGACGATTTCGCAGACTGGGAGGCGGCATTCCTCGCCCCGGCGCTGCGGGCGGGCACGATGCCGGGACGCCCGGCATCCTACGGCGTGAAATACATGACCCCCGACGGCCGTCCCGTCCGGTCGATCGGCGGGTTGCGGGCCGCGGCCGACTGCGACGCCTCGGCGCTGCCCGAAGCGTGCGCAGGGCTGATCCTCGTCGGGGGTATGCAGTGGCAGTCGGAGGCGGCGCAACGGATCGTGCCGCTCGTGGGCGAGGCGCTGGCACGCGGGATCGTCGTCGGCGCCATCTGCAATGCCGTGTCGTTCATGGCCGCACACGGCTTCCTGAACGGTGTCCGGCACACGGGCAACACCCTCGGAATGCTGCAAAAGTGGGGCGGGGCGAACTACACGGGCGAGGAGCTCTACGAGGAGCGCCAGGCCGTGCGCGACGGCAACGTCGTAACGGCCAACGGCACCGGACAACTGGAATTCACCCGCGAGTGCCTGCTCGCCCTCTCGGCCGACACCCCCGAGGCCATCGAAGCGTCGTACAAGTTCAACAAGGAGGGATTTTGCGGCAGATAATGGACGCGCTCGAACAATACATCCACGACCACACCTCGCCCGAAGAGGAGTTGCTGCACGAGCTCGACCGTGAGACCAACCTGCGGGTCGTACAGCCCCGCATGTTGTCGGGCCATATACAGGGGCGCCTGCTGGAGATGCTCGTGCGGATGCTCCGGCCGCGGCGCATCCTCGAGATCGGCACCTTCACGGGGTATTCGGCGCTCTCGATGGCCGCAGGGCTCGAAGAGGGCGGGGAACTGCACACCATCGAGGTGGAGGACGAGCTGGAAGAACTGGCTCAATCCTTTTTCGACCGCAGCCCGCACGGCGCGAAGATCCGGCTGCACATCGGTTCGGCACTCGACATCGCCCCGGCGCTGGGCATGGAATTCGACCTGGTATTCATCGACGGGGATAAACGCGAATATCCGGACTACTACCGGATGCTGATGGGGGACGGCGGCACCGCCCCCCTAGTTCACAGCGGCTCGGTGCTGGTCGCGGACAACATCCTCTGGTCGGGCAAGGTCGTGCAGCCCATAGCCCGCAGCGACCGCCACACGCAGGCCGTGGTGGAGTTCAACCGCATGGTCTCCGAAGACCCGCGGGTCGAAAACGTGATCATCCCCCTGCGCGACGGGCTGAACCTGATACGGGTAAAATAAGCCGGGAAATAGAAATTTCGGGCGTAAATGTGTTCAAAGTAGGAATTTTTTTCTTAACTTGACATAACTAAAAACGCCCCACCATGAAAAAACCCTCCCTGTTGTCGCTCATAGCGGCATTTGCGTGCGTCGCTCTGTACGCCCAAACCCCCGATTACCGGTTCGGAAAAGTTTCGGCCGAAGAACTCCGCATGACGAGCTACGACAAAGACCCCGATGCCGCCGCCGTCTACCTCTACGAGGAGAACAGCCTCTTCTACCAGATCGACAGGGAAATCGGCCTCACGAGCGATTACCGAGCCCGTATCAAGATCCTCAAATCCGACGGGACGGATCAGGCCAATGTGAGCATCCCCTACACGGACGAATATTCCGTCAGGGAGAGCGTGTTCGGAATAGATGCCGTTGCCTACAACCTGGTCGACGGCAAGATCGTGAAGACCCCGCTCAAAAAACAGTACATCTTCACCGAGCAGGTCGGCGAGAACCACAAACTCGTCAAATTCTCGATCCCCGAAGTGCGCGAAGGCACCGTCATCGAGTACAAATTCCGCAAGACGTCGAAGAATCCCACCTACATCCCGTCGTTCCGCTTCCAGCACGACATACCCGTAGCCCGCTGCCACATGCAGGCCCTGATCCCCGAATTCTTCAAGTTCAACCTCAACCTCAAAGGCTATGTCAAGGTCAATATCGAAGACGGGAGCACGAACGGTTCGGTCGGCAGCGGTTCGGACATGATCTCATTCAACGTCCGCGAAATCAAGGCCGATGCCACGGACATCCCGGCGCTCAAACGCGAGGCGTACGTCTGGTGCCTGAACGATTTTCGGTCGATGCTCGAATTCGAGCTGTCGCAGATCGCCTTCCCGGGCATCCCCATACGCAGTTACACCTCCACATGGGAGAACGTGAACGATATGCTGAAGAAAAGTTCGTTCGACACCCATTGCCGCATCGGCAACCCGTTCAAGGACGAGGTCGCCGCGATAAAGGCCGGGGAAGGCAGCCCCGGGGAGAAAATCCACGCGGTGCTGCGCCTCGTACAGTCCAAAATGAAATGGAACGAAAAGTACCGCCTCTTCTCGCAGGGGCCGCGGGCCGCAGCAGGTAAGGGCACCGGGTCGAGCGCGGACATCAACTTCGTGCTGATGGCCGCCCTGAAGGACGCCGGGTTCCAGGTCACCCCCATCCTGCTCAGCCCCCGCCATATGGGGCGCATCCCCTATACGCATCCTACGATCGACGGCATCAACGCCTTCGTAGTGCGCGTGTCGCTCGACGAAGGGAAATTCGCCTACGTCGACGGTACGAACCCCAACTCGGACATCGACCTGCTGCCCACCGAACTGCTCGTCGACCGCGCGCGGGTCTACGGGGTCAACGGCGACAACGGCTGGTGCGACCTCACGGGAATCGCCAAGAACGCCTCGGTCATCAACATGATCCTCAAGCTCGACACCGAAGGCACGGTCAGCGGCGAATTCATCGAACAGCATATCAACCAACCGGCACTCCAGGCCAATACGGCCTATACCGAGGCAAAATCGAAGGAGGAGTACGTCGAAAGCCTGGAGAAGGAACACGGCATCCAGATCGAAGAACTGCACCTCGAAGGAACGGGCACGAAAAAACTCGTCCGGAAATACAGGATTTCCAGCCAGCCTTCGGGCACGGACGAATTCCTGTACGTGAACGCGACGATCATCCCCTTCATGTCGACGAACAGGCTCAATGCGCAGTCCCGCACGCTGCCCATCGAGTTCTCGCACCCGATGGTCTATTCGATCCGCTGCTCGCTGGAGCTGCCGGAAGGGTATACGGTCGAAGAAATGCCCCAAAACATCAATATATTCGCCTATGAAAAGGGCGCAAACTGCAAATACATCGCCCAGGCCGTAGGCAAATTCATACAGTTCAACTTCCAGTACTCCATGGAACGGATCATCTACCTGCCGTCGGAATTCGACAACCTCAACTCTTTCTTCGGCATGGTCGCAGACCTGAGCAACAGCCAGTTCGTAATCCGCAAAAACACCCCGCAGTCATGATGCGCAGCATGTTTGCCGCCCTGCTGGGCGTGGCCTGCGCCTGTATGGCACGGGCACAAGTGCCCGGCATCCCGGATTCGCTGCTGAAAAACAGCGACGCCGTGGCCCGGCTCATGTCCGTGGATTTCGTCTACAACACCCCGACCTCGGCCTCGGCCAAATTCGTCGAAGAGACTACCATACTGAACAATACGGCCACCGACAAGGGCTCCTTCACCTGTTATGTCAGCCCGACGAGCAGCCTGAAAAACTTTTCGGGGACGCTCTGCGACGCACAGGGGCGCACGCTGCGCAAGTTCAAGCGCTCAGACCTGAAATACACCGAATTTTCGGGCGGGAGCCTCGCCTCGGACATTGCGACCTACTACCTGGAGGTCTACGCCCCGTCGTACCCCTACACGGTACGTTACGAATATGAAATGGCCTACAAGAACGGGCTCTTCAACTTCCCGACATTCATCCCGGTGGGTTCGAAGGGCACGGCCCTCGAAAAGGGAGTCTACACGGTCTCCGTCCCCGCCGGGATGCAGTTCCGCTACAAAGGCCTCCACATCGGCGCCCCCGCGAAGGAGTCTGCCGACGGCCGCGACATCTATCGCTGGGTGCTGAAGAACGTACCGGCCATAAAACCGGAACCCGCGTCGCCCCCGATCCTGGATCTCGTGCCGTTGGTATTCGCCGTACCCGAGGAGTTCGAATATGAAAAGACACGGGGCAGCATGCGCGACTGGGCATCGTACGGTGCATGGCAATGCGGACTGTTGGAAGGACGCGCCCGGCTCCCGGAAGCGCTTCGGGCCGAGGTGCACCGCCGCACGGACGGCCTGGCGACCGACCGCGAGAAAATCCGCGCCCTGTACGATTACTTGGGAGAATCGACCCGTTACGTCAGCATCCAGCTGGGCATCGGCGGCCAGCAGCCGGCAACGGCCGAAGAGGTTTTCAAGACTAAATTCGGCGACTGCAAAGCCCTCTCCAACTACATGCACGCCATGCTCGGAGAGTGCGGTATCGAATCGGATTATGCCATCATCCACACCAGCCGCCGGAGGATGTCGCCCGATTTCGCATCGCCCGACCAGGCCGACCATGCCATCCTGCGCGTACCCCTCGCACGGGATACGCTATGGCTCGAATGTACGAACACCGAGGTGCCGTTCGGCTACATACACCGGAAAATCGCCGGGCACGACGCAATCGTCTTCCGCAACGGCACGGGCGAATTGGTCACGCTGCCGCAGTATGCCGACTCGCTGAACAGGATGGTACAGGAGGTCGAAATCACGATCTCGGAGGATGGGTCGGCCGAGGGACACATCACCGAACGGTACGAGGCGGGACAGTATGAACAGTTGATGGAATTCCCGAAAATGGATGAGCGGAAACGCACCGATTACCTGCTCGGCGAGCTGAAAATCCCGATGGTGAAGGTGACCGGGATCACCTGCGACGAACGCAAGGAAGCGCTGCCGTCGATCGAGGTAGGCTACGCGATCGGGTCGCCCAAATATTTCAACATCACGGGTAACCGCTGCTTCGTGCCCCAGACGCCGTTCACGAACCTGCCGCAGTACCGCGACAAGGAGCGGCACCACGACATTTACCTCGGGATGGGCTATTCGGACATCACCACCGTCAGGATCCGGGTACCCGAAAACATGCAGGTCGAAGCCCACCCCAAACCATGCAGCGTCACGGAGCCGTTCGGCAGCTACTCGCTGAAAGTCGAAGTCGAAAAGGGGCTGATAACCATCGAACAGCGCACACGCATACACGCCGGAACCTATCCCCGCGGAATGTTCGGCCAATACCGCGATTTCGTGACGGGACGTGCCAAGGCATTCAACGCCAACATCGTGCTGAAAAAACAGTAGCAAGAAATACGGGTTTGTTTCTGTTTCCCGCTCCGCCGCATATCGGGGAGCGGGATTTTTTCGTACCTTTCGGGAAAAATCAGCAACGATGGAACTGAGCGAATTGCAGCAACGGGTAGACGCATGGATCAGGCAGTACGGCGTGCGCTACTTCAGCGAGTTGACGAATATGGCCGTGCTCACCGAAGAGGTGGGGGAGCTGGCACGCATCATGGCACGCAAATACGGCGACCAGTCGTTCAAGGAAGGGGAGAAATGCAACCTCGCCGACGAAATGGCCGATGTACTATGGGTACTGGTATGCCTTGCGAACCAGACGGGTATAGACCTCACGGCAGCAGTGGAAGCGAATTTCGCCAAGAAAACCTCGCGCGACAAAGAGCGGCACCTGCACAATCCGAAGCTCTGATCCCGAAAAGCCGCCTGCCCCCGCAAACAGCCGAAGGGGTCGCTCCAAAATATCTGCCACAAAAAATAGGACGATTCGACTCCGGAGAATAGCCCCCGGCGAGCAGCACCCGGCGAGCCGCACCGAACCCTTCACGGAAAACCACCGCAACGGGTCGCCCCGAAATGTCAGCCACAAAAAATAGGACGATTCGACTCCGGAGAATAGCCCCCGGCGAGCCGCACCGAACCCTTCGCGGGAAACCGCCGCAACGGGTCGCCCCGAAGTGTCAGCCACAAAAAATAGGACGATTCGACCCCGGAGAATAGCCCCCGGCGAGCCGCACCGAACTCTTCACGGGAAACCGCCGCAACGGGTCGTCCCGAAGTGTCAGCCACAAAAAATAGGACGATCCGACCCCGGAGAACCAATCCCGGGTGACGGTTCCGGAGAACCGACCTGAAAACTGCCCGCCCCGTCAGGGGCCGTTCCGAAACCACAACTGCACCGCACCGCGGCACAAAACACCCCGCACAGGGCCAAGGCCTCCGTACGGGGTGTCCGCTTATGGTAAATCGGTAAACCGGCTGTTGTCAGCCGTGCGCCGGCGGGCGTCGGCCTGGGCGGAGACCAGAAAGCGGTTTGACGGCAGTCTGAGGCGGCGATCCGGTATAACGGAGACCGGGAAGCGGTCTGACGGCGGGCGAGCGTCGGCATCGGGTGGCAAACCTGAGTATCGGAGGCCGGGCAGCCAGCGGGCGTCGGCCTGGGGTGGCGATCCGGAATAACGGAGGACGGAAAGCGGTCTGCCGGCGGTCTGAGGCGGCGATCCGGGGTACCGGATACCGGACACCGGCCAACTGCCAACTGCCAACTGCCAACGGGCGTCGGCAGGGTGTTCGACTATCGGGAAACGTGGGGTTCGGCTTCGGAAATCTTCAGCGGGACGGCCCGCATGACCACCTGGCGCTGGGCATCGGAAAGCTCTCCGTAAGGCTTCCCGAACTGCCGCTGCGCCAAGTGGGTACGGATATCGTCGAATGCCTGCGCAATGCGGTTCTGAACATCGAGATAACTGTCGAACGGGGTGTCGCTCGCCGTCTGCAACGATACGATCCCCTGGCTCACGGGGTATTCCATCTTCCCGCCGCCCGGTAGGTCGAATTCCGTCACCACCTTCTCGGCCAGCCCGGGGTCGTCGGACACATTGCGTACAAACGCCCCGACGCGCGCCGTGAGCTCACGGGGGTCGATGAGCTCCAATACGTCAGCCGTCCCGACCATCATCTTCCCGTTCCCGTTTAGCAGCACCAGAAAAACATTGCGCTCCTTGACCCGGATCTCAGACCGTACCGTAGAGCTATCTTCCGCCGTGGCACTGCCGGGCACGACCGCCAGCACGTCGGCAACCACATTTACGCCCGGGGAAGAGGCGGAGCGGGGCGGCAGCATGCGCATAACCATGCGCTCATCGGTTCCGTTATACATGACCCGCAGGATATTGGCAGCACGCAAGGCTTGTTTTATGTCGGTCACAACGTCCATCTTCGCCTCTTTCCCTGCTATAATCCAGGCTCCGACATCGGCGGGCGAACGCTCGCCGCGCCAAGCCACGAGCTTCGGCTCCAGCTCGGCAACGGATACGGGGCCTCCGTTCAGCAGGATATTGCCGTCGGGCAATACCTGTATCAGGGCGGTATTCAGCGATGTTTCCATAACATTTTCCATCTCGCGGCTCCAGCCGAGGCCGGAATCGCCGGCCAGGAAACGATACCATTTACCGAAGGAAAGCATGGAAGCATTGCTGAAACCGGCATCGAAGCACTCGAAGTTCCGGCCGGCAGGGTTCACGACCAGGCTGTCGCAGCGTATTTCCGTAAGCACATCTTTCAAGGCCGGGTCGGGCGTTT
This Alistipes onderdonkii DNA region includes the following protein-coding sequences:
- a CDS encoding O-methyltransferase; the encoded protein is MDALEQYIHDHTSPEEELLHELDRETNLRVVQPRMLSGHIQGRLLEMLVRMLRPRRILEIGTFTGYSALSMAAGLEEGGELHTIEVEDELEELAQSFFDRSPHGAKIRLHIGSALDIAPALGMEFDLVFIDGDKREYPDYYRMLMGDGGTAPLVHSGSVLVADNILWSGKVVQPIARSDRHTQAVVEFNRMVSEDPRVENVIIPLRDGLNLIRVK
- a CDS encoding nucleotide pyrophosphohydrolase; this encodes MELSELQQRVDAWIRQYGVRYFSELTNMAVLTEEVGELARIMARKYGDQSFKEGEKCNLADEMADVLWVLVCLANQTGIDLTAAVEANFAKKTSRDKERHLHNPKL
- a CDS encoding type 1 glutamine amidotransferase family protein; protein product: MEKEIVFVLLDDFADWEAAFLAPALRAGTMPGRPASYGVKYMTPDGRPVRSIGGLRAAADCDASALPEACAGLILVGGMQWQSEAAQRIVPLVGEALARGIVVGAICNAVSFMAAHGFLNGVRHTGNTLGMLQKWGGANYTGEELYEERQAVRDGNVVTANGTGQLEFTRECLLALSADTPEAIEASYKFNKEGFCGR
- a CDS encoding transglutaminase-like domain-containing protein encodes the protein MMRSMFAALLGVACACMARAQVPGIPDSLLKNSDAVARLMSVDFVYNTPTSASAKFVEETTILNNTATDKGSFTCYVSPTSSLKNFSGTLCDAQGRTLRKFKRSDLKYTEFSGGSLASDIATYYLEVYAPSYPYTVRYEYEMAYKNGLFNFPTFIPVGSKGTALEKGVYTVSVPAGMQFRYKGLHIGAPAKESADGRDIYRWVLKNVPAIKPEPASPPILDLVPLVFAVPEEFEYEKTRGSMRDWASYGAWQCGLLEGRARLPEALRAEVHRRTDGLATDREKIRALYDYLGESTRYVSIQLGIGGQQPATAEEVFKTKFGDCKALSNYMHAMLGECGIESDYAIIHTSRRRMSPDFASPDQADHAILRVPLARDTLWLECTNTEVPFGYIHRKIAGHDAIVFRNGTGELVTLPQYADSLNRMVQEVEITISEDGSAEGHITERYEAGQYEQLMEFPKMDERKRTDYLLGELKIPMVKVTGITCDERKEALPSIEVGYAIGSPKYFNITGNRCFVPQTPFTNLPQYRDKERHHDIYLGMGYSDITTVRIRVPENMQVEAHPKPCSVTEPFGSYSLKVEVEKGLITIEQRTRIHAGTYPRGMFGQYRDFVTGRAKAFNANIVLKKQ
- a CDS encoding DUF3857 domain-containing protein; amino-acid sequence: MKKPSLLSLIAAFACVALYAQTPDYRFGKVSAEELRMTSYDKDPDAAAVYLYEENSLFYQIDREIGLTSDYRARIKILKSDGTDQANVSIPYTDEYSVRESVFGIDAVAYNLVDGKIVKTPLKKQYIFTEQVGENHKLVKFSIPEVREGTVIEYKFRKTSKNPTYIPSFRFQHDIPVARCHMQALIPEFFKFNLNLKGYVKVNIEDGSTNGSVGSGSDMISFNVREIKADATDIPALKREAYVWCLNDFRSMLEFELSQIAFPGIPIRSYTSTWENVNDMLKKSSFDTHCRIGNPFKDEVAAIKAGEGSPGEKIHAVLRLVQSKMKWNEKYRLFSQGPRAAAGKGTGSSADINFVLMAALKDAGFQVTPILLSPRHMGRIPYTHPTIDGINAFVVRVSLDEGKFAYVDGTNPNSDIDLLPTELLVDRARVYGVNGDNGWCDLTGIAKNASVINMILKLDTEGTVSGEFIEQHINQPALQANTAYTEAKSKEEYVESLEKEHGIQIEELHLEGTGTKKLVRKYRISSQPSGTDEFLYVNATIIPFMSTNRLNAQSRTLPIEFSHPMVYSIRCSLELPEGYTVEEMPQNINIFAYEKGANCKYIAQAVGKFIQFNFQYSMERIIYLPSEFDNLNSFFGMVADLSNSQFVIRKNTPQS